Within the Takifugu rubripes chromosome 8, fTakRub1.2, whole genome shotgun sequence genome, the region GTCCTGAAGgcgccagcagagggcgcccaTCGCCTTAATAAGCAACCGCAACAATCCTCAGAATTCCTCTTGGAAAATCTTCAGTTCAAACTGAAACAGTTCAAAACACCTCAATAGATCCATAAATAGTCGTAACCATTCATATTCGCGTTGCTTAGAGTGTACTACTTGTTTTGTGACTCAAGATGAGGAGATAACGACtgaatttctatttttattcagggtttgttttttcaagATACACAGGATTATAAACGTATTGATAAATCTAAATAGCTAAAGGATTTCCGGTGATGTGTTTCAGAAACCAGCCCTGAACACCAGCGTTCCTCTGAGATGCACTCAAAGAAAACTGTCCTCATCAAAACCATCGAAACCCGTGATGGAGAGGTATTTGGTTGTTTTTGGTGGATTTGTCTGCCTGTGTTCTTGTACAATGAGACAAAAATTCCACTTCCGTTCACATAGACCTTTGCTCTTCAAAACATAATGGATTCTGTACTCATTTCTGCAAAGGATCAGTTTCAGTGCTTATGTTAAAGTgacatttgtggaaaaaaatagctgagattgaaagaaaaaaatgttgagaGAAGGTATCTCAAATAATTCTGAAACCGAGGCCAAAGAATTAGATTTAACTTAGTTCCATCCATTAACTCTGCTGCGACTGCATAAACGGAAGCGGTTAAATATTCCTTTTTGCACATCTGCATTAAATTCATCCACCCAAACAACTTCTGGCAACCGAGTGGAAACATGCACCacaacagctggctgagaaaaTATGCATCAGGCATGTTGAGACAGAAGCGAATTATCTTGTACATCTGCCTGGAAAAGAATCTCTTTTGCAATGACACATCAGTCCAGCTATCTTTGAAGAGCAACCTTTCTTTAAATAATCACGAGAACCTCAAGAAAACGATATGAGAACAAAATCTCATCGGTCATGACGGAAATGTGGTGGGGAATAGTTTTGACAgttgctggtttccatttttAAGAAATGCACTCCTGCCCTCCAGGTTGTCAGCGAGTCGACGCAGGAGCAGCAAGACATCATGTGACCATCTGGGAGCATCTTTCCCTCAGCTGGGGCAGATAAGAAGGGCAAACGAAATCtgagtaaataaaaacacttttcaaaCCCACGGCGATGACCTGTTGCTGCCTGATGAGCTTTATTTATCAGGACATAAAAATTCTGTGACTGAGAAATTAGTGTTTGAGTGCAAAATGGGGTTATTTTTAAAAGCGGTGGGACACAGGTGATTCACTATTGAATGGTGTAGTTGTATTTGTCTTTCCTGTCAAATATCAAAGACAATCAAGCAATTTTCTGTCGTCAGGAGTTTATTTCGAACGCAAACACAGGGAAGTTATTTTTACTCTAATTGGGCCAAATGAGGTGAGCTGAAGGTGTGATAAAAGAGAGATCGAAGGGAAATGAGGACAAGGGCGGAAGTAGGAAAGTTCAGGAAGAGATTATCCCTGACAACCAAATATGATTTgctaataaaatgtaatttcgTTTTGGATGAatgatgtctgtgtgtctttgcatCAATAAACAACACATGATCATGTACAGGCGCACGGACACACATGCTTTAATAATCATCGTCagaattgtctttttttattttaaagcatgGACTTGTTGCCCCACACAGAAGACGGTGTACTTTAAatttacagaaataaataagCTAATCAGTACATCCCACTAGAAAACAGTCTCAAGTTAGTTTACTGACAAAATAGTGTAAAatagacaaaagaaaaacaacttaaaaatgaaaaaagtaaGTGCTTTGTTTTCTGTACAAATTTCACATTGATgcacatggagaaggtggagggagccAAAATAAATCAGTCAGCGGAGATTGAGGACGTACGGAGGGGTGAGGTCATGCATTTAACCTTGTCACAGATGCATAAAAAGTAGACTGAATCACTCCATCCCCTAAACTTCCCTTCACTTGCTTGCCTTCCTTTTGGAAAAGTAAAGACAACAATTCACATTTTTACCGGTGAGgaaaaacagtaattaaaaagaGCCAAAAACAAAGCAATGCACGTAATGGAAGGagctgtttttaaataaaagtctGTATGGCCACTAGTCcgcctctttcctcctctcagccttATTCACACTGGTGTCTCAGCTGGATCTCTTTTGTTTACAAAAAATAACCATGGTAACTGAGATTTTAGTTCAAAGTGAACTAATTGTAATGGCTCATCACAACTATTTTACATATCTAACAACACAATCTagtgaaatgtgttttattaGCTGCTGTTTCTACTTTTGACACCATCTGAAACCAGTTCTCCTGCTTAAAAGTCCAGAAAAGGCACTGGcttaaaaaatatattagaTTTGGCTTCATTCAATACGCCACTTGCGCCCATGGTCGCCCACTAAGTGGTTTTACATGTCACAAATAAAAACCAGCCCCAACAGGCTGAAACTGACCAGCAGCATTTCCAAACCTCTTCAATAAGGACTCATTTGAAACAGGTTTTTAAAATGTAGGTAGTTCTTCATGAATAAATTGAACCTCTGGTTGATGAAGTAAAAAAGATTCTTTTTGGATTGAGATTTATTTGAGCTCCAGCTGAGTTCCAGCGTAAATGTGGCTGCTTTGTTGTCTTCTTCCTTGTATTTTAGGCGTCTGTAAGGAGCTAAAATAGTCAACAAGTAGCTCCTCAACAATATTATATATACTTTatctttatatatttatatatgtatatatatatatatatgtattacCCTGCTAACTGTAACTTTATGTCTACCACCTTGGAAAATCCTTTCATGTTCCCATTTAATGCAAAAGCCTTTTTTAGGAGATCTGCCAGCAACCCCCCTCCTACTGCTGAATGGTACAGTCTATGGAGAGGCAAGGCACCCATGAGAAACAGATTCTCCATCTGCCATCGAAGAGGAGTCCGATGCTAAAAGATTAATTCTGTCGAGCACCAAGTgtgaaaaagtttttttttttttttttttttcaaaaacaatgACGATGTCTTTCAGCGTTTCATCCAGTCCAGATGGCACAGAGAGCAAGACAACCCCAGTTTGCATTTAAGGGCTCTAAATTCCCTTTGTGGAGGAACTTCATCAGACTTCTCAAAACAGGTCGAGCAGCCGGTTTCTTCATTTGTGTCAGAACGTGGGCCGCGCTGGGGTTTGATTTATGCGTGTGTCTGCACCTGAGTCAGAGCTGCACTGACAATGCATTCCCTGAATGACGTGAGATGGTGGCGTACTGGTTCATCTGGGCTTTAACAGCAACCTCCAagacctgctgctcctgtgtttGTACAAATTCATGCATGCATCTGACTGAAGGACTGAAAACTTGTGCATCACACCAACTGGCTCCAGAAGGAGCTCTGAAAAAGGCTCGTGACCCAGAATCCCTGCTTGGATTTGCCCCAATCCAGGCCCAATATATTTTCATTAAGTCCGGCTAAAATGGAATAAAGTTCCTCCCCACAATATTTGCACTGAGGCCCAGAGGTGGTTTGACCAAAGATGTGGTTACACCCAGTTGGAGATGTGATTGTGGAGTCACTGTGACCATTGTATATTCCTGGTTAAAACCGCCTGGAGGAGAGGCAGACTCGTAACTCGATCAGACTCGTAACAAAGGACCTGTAGCTCCAGTCAGGGGTGACGTGGCGCCACAGTCATAGCCAACATCCACCACCGCGTTGGCGTCGCCTGTGAGCCGGCCGGGGAAAGGCTGCGCCTGTACTTGTCGGTCCCGAAAACTCTGGATATAGCTCTGAATGAAAAGGGCAAAAACATTGGCAATTTACAATAGAGCActttagaaacacacacacatatacagataTATTTTTCCCCCCCCGCACCGGTGAGAGGACGTCTGTGTCGTAGCGGCGGATGGGGTTGGGTTTGCGACGGTAGACGGGCTCGGCTTGAAGCTGCTTGGCCTGGTGGTGAAGGTGAGAGGAGccgtgctgctgcttcttcttcttcttgcggTGGCGATCGTCCCTCTGACGGATCCGCATCACTtgcatcctcctctgctgccggCTGATGATgactagagagagagagacgagcGTGAGGAGGAGCTAACAGACTTGAGGTTACCGCTGGACTCAGTTTCGTTGAAAATGTTCACCTTTTGTATGGGAATATCCTTCAGCCGTCACCGTCCACTGGATAATGACCCCCAGCAACGTGAGGGCAGGCCACACCCCCAGCACCACCCACGTTATCCAACACACAGGCTTCCCGGGTGCCGCCTTCATTCTCTCGTACATGTACAGCACGAGGGCAAAAAGCTCCACAAAGTAGTCCAGCGCCACAGTGATGACTGCCGCGCCGAACACGGCGGTGGAGAGCGTGGTGAAGAAGCGCTGCCACTGCAGGGTGAGCACGGCGAAGATCATGCCCAGTCCGAGCAGCACGCCCAGAGGCACCCAGACGGAGCGCGGCGGGCTGTTGGAAAGCTCCTCCATTCCCACCAGGGTGGCCACAGCAACCAAGAGGCCCAGCAGCAGGCCCACCATGAAGAGGCCCACACTGCGGACCAGCATGGTGACGAGGCCGCAGAGCGTCCCGATGCCAAGGCCGATGCCCACCGAAGCCTCCACGCTCAGCTGCGTGTCCAGGACACGCTCCTTGTAACAGAGCATGAAGATGACAACAGAGCCAAACATCAGGCCTGTGAGGAACATCACCGCTTTAAAGCAGCGATAGCCTGAAACCAAGGAAGAGACGTGGTTGGCAAAAGGAGGCCCTGGACACCGTGGAGAAAAATAGAGTTTTCTGACTCACCAAAGAAGCAGTAAATGATCCCAAAGAGGCAACACATGGAGCAGACGACAGAGGGAACCACCTTGTAATGTCCGCCGGACTCCTCGCAGCCATCCAGCCACTCAGGACTCAGCTCCTGGTCCGGCTGAGCAAACAGCGTCTCCACGGTGGTCGTCATGGTCGTCACTGAGAAGGACCGCGAGTAGAGGCGCAGAGAAGGAAAGGTGAACAGACGGGGGGCGAGTGGGGGAGGCTAGGGAGCAGCACCCAGCCACAAGGCTTcacctggagacagaggagaagaagaattaGGAGGGAAATAACCCAACGGATTTATGTTTCGCTGCGCCGTCCCTTTAAGTCCGACTGCTGTTGAGTACATAATGAGGACGCGTCATTAAATGCACCATCTGTGACGCTGGTGACAAACACTGAGAATCAATAAATCTCTGTTACTTTAACAGGCTCCAGAGCTTTAATGGGGGCTGCAAGATCACAAACCTGATTCGAAACGTCTACCTTCATGTTAAAAGGGGGCAAAATACatttagcaaaaaataaataaatcacaaagcTGATAATAACAGCTCATTTAGGCCTGGACACATGAGGACAATCAGAGCTTGGCTGAGCTCTCCgtagacggacggacggacggacggacggacggacatcTTTACTGAATCTTTTGCGACTAACTTGTCAGTCCTGCGTTTCTTTTAAAAGTCTGGACAATAATAGTCATTGTCCACAGCTTGtgcttctctcctcccaccaACCTCGTCTCCCACTGACCTTAACTAAGTGTCCCCTGACTAAATGTCTCTCTCACCGTCTCCAACCATCTTcgctttgttgtgttttttgcGCATCGCTTTGTGGACAGCTGTTGAAAGCCTGTGACAACACCACGATCCCGGACACCTTTCCTGGGATCCCAAAAACACACCGAATCAGCGCCAACAGATTCAGTCTCGCGCAGATGCTAAAGCGGCAACTTGAAAATGAAACCGTAGTAGACAGAATAGGCAAAGTGCACTTCTAGAGGGATGAATGCACAATACAGgagtgcagacaggaaacaacactaaaacagaggaggaagccAACGCTCTGTCGCTCactcttttcctctttgaccTCCTTCTCGTGCATCCTCTGCCCTTCCCTTCGGGCTGTTTTTGTTCCCTCCATCTCTGGGTGACTTCAACCCAACAGCAGGTTTCTGGGTCAGAGGTGCTTATACAACTGTCTGGAAAGGGACAGTCCCCATAACATCACCTTTCCTTATCTCTATCAAATCCCACTGATCCTTGCTTTTAGAACCAGACCAGCTTGTTGACAATGGAGAGGCAAACGAACACAGAAGTCAAGCGTTAAATACACATTATTGGTGCTTAACATGTGACATTAATCCATTTAATTGTCCCTGCTGTTAATTAACAGAGGTGAGGAGTCTTTCACTGATCTTGCCCTTTCCGATTTAACGAGCAAATCTCTTCTCCCATAATGTGGACAAATAACTCATCAACCCTTCTCTGTACATAATAACCCCTTCACACTCTTGAAAATGCACTGATGTGTTATTGTTGAGAGTGGACAATAGAAGACAATATAAACAAGCTGTGCAATGAATGGATGCAGCtgactttaaaaaaaggggTCTTTGGAAGAACCCTCTACAAGCCCCTGGTAAACGCAAGCTTATTCTTTGTAGAATTTCATCCAAACAGCATATAATAATCATCTTTTGGTGGAGGATTAACAGGTTGGTGCAGGGTAAACTCATGTATGTgagcacgcgcacacgcacgtagAGGCATTAAGCTGTTTAGTATCAGATCCAACCCTGCAGAGCCTTTTCATCATCTgacacagaaacaggctgagagagaaaaacaaacagtttcttcttctgctgtcagcatcagcagcagcatcaacacGCTTCTCCACCTACCACCCTGCTTCATGTCTGTTGCCATGATGATGCAGAGATGCTGACAGACAGCAGGGACTAGGATCTGGTACATAGCCTGACCAATGGCAGAGCAGTTTAATCTCCCATAGCAACAGCCTGAGAGCCAATCAAGGGCACCGTGTGCGCCCCCTATAACACACAACCTTCTTAGCATTAGCACATTAGCACATGTTCAAAAACATCAAACCTCCACAGTGGTAATGTTGACTCATTGGGAGAGTCCAGGTTAATTTCTTATCCTCTCCTCTTGCCTGGTTTTGGTCTGCGTCTAACGTCTGTGGAGGAATCTGCAGATCTTCAGGGAGGGAATGGTTTTCCAACTGCTGCACGGCGAGCCGCCGCGTCGGCCGGATGTGTGAAGAGACTCACTGTCTCCCAAGTGCTCCACGTGCAGGTAATTACAGCGGGATTTTAGAGCCCACTCATGTCATAGAAGAAACAAGGAGCTTAGGCGAATCAGTCAGTAACACCCAGATGTGCAGCTATTTTCAAGGCTGACATCATCAGGTCTGAATGGACTCGGCGCCTTTTCATGAATAAACAAACTGGATCTATTTTTACACCCAGCCGCGCTGCGTCAAGTCTGGCCTACATGTTCAGGTGAAGCATTCCTGGAGCCATCAGCATCTGCAATAGTCTGATGGCGGGGAGGCCGCTTCTGTGAtcagaaggttgttggtttgagcAGCAACCCTCATGCTGTTGAGCAGCTGTTCTTCACGCCACCGTTTCAGCCGATGCTCCAGCAAAGCAGCATTTTTAGCTCCAGCAACATGCAAATGTGGAGCTCTGCCCAATGTGCTGTGATGATCtgattttttaatctttaatctctctcattttcttcttgACTTCGGAGGCGGCGATGGGAGTATGATAAAGGTCTGACAGCATGCGGCGGTTTCAAGCGACTCGGTTTTAAAGCTGAACAGTGAACACATCCAGCTTCAGCCTATAGGAGGGCAGAAACACTGTGACCTCAACAACATGCGTCTGAGCAGCCATTTGTTATCAGTACAGTCCTGCTTGATGAGGCTGTGCATGCGTTAGATTCTCCCCATTGGCTGCTGCtgtcggggtcacggggagggtgcacatatgggcgaaggcGTGGTCCATCCCCGGATGAGTTGCCAggtcatcgcagggccctatgtgagcatttgtgggttcggcaccttgctcaagggtacctcagcagtgctctgaaggtgttctcatagtaggggaaggtgccatgATTTGTCCGCACTGGAGCtcaaacccagaaccctccGCTACTCAGCCCCACCCCCCAACATGAGCTACCGCCGCCCCTGACTTAGTGCATCGATGCCGAAAACCTGGACTTTGACGTCAGCTGCTTCACTGACCGTCCCAGTTTTCCCTCTCACACCGTCTCCCCTATCTGTCCTAAATCCATCCTCAGGAGTGTCCTTGCTCCATTCAGTGGGAGGGAGCAGCCTGTCCTGATGTGTTAGCGCTCCGATGACGAGCTGGTGTGGAGGCTGTCTGGGTCTCAGGTCAGAACACTCATCGCTGCAGTGGAccgcacgcacactcacacgcacacgcacacacacagcacagcttGAGTTATTTTGACATTTATACACAGACGTGTATAAAGACAAATTGGATAATCCAAGTGTTAATGCATCATACCACAGATTTCATCAGTCAGGGCTGACGCCAACGCCTCTGTGGCGGTGACTAACAAGTGCAGCGATGAGTGATACGGTACAAGACACCGCCAGGAACAACGGTTCCTGCAGAATCCATCTGTCAGTCCAACTTCCTGTTGGGAACAAAGCACCCGAGCGTTGGCGCATATGAAAAGCTTGAAATAGTGTTTGAGTAAATGGCTCCCCGAAGCTTCTAAAGATGCAGCACGAGAAATAAGCTGATGGGGGGAGAAAGGTAGAGAGGGAAGAACAAAAATAAGAGCAGTTCCACTCCCACCAAGTTACATAACAGCTTTATGACACATTACTCACTGCACTTCTGCTCCTGTTCAAACCTCTTTGTGGACACACGTTGGTCTGCGTCGGCCTTTGTTCTCAATTCTCACAATTAAATACGCTCTCAATCGTTTGACCTTAAATGTCTCCACTTCATGAATATGTATGACATGAGTGTACATGATGCTCAACCTTAATCACAACGAAGCTCAACAGattcaaaaagaaattaaaactaGAATATTATTTACTCCTTTTATAGATATCTAGAGATTTCGGATTATTAATAAAATTTCCCGCTGCATGCACGAACACCTGGATGAGAAATATCCAAATCATCTGCAGTAGGTTAAGCACCCCTCTCTGATCAGCATGAGAAATTTCAACATTTATACCGAGGACACAGAAAAAGACCATTTAAAATATCAGACAACAGCTCCTATTTTTAACCTGCTCCTTCTCTCCATCACCGACCTGAGAGCTGCACCGCTCTGGCTGCAATATGTCCACATTCAGAACCTCCTTACGGTGTCTGAGCGCCGACGGATTCATGAGAAAATGAGCTGAAGCACGTGATGCGGGCAGATCTCCCTCTGTCTGGCTGCTCGTGGGCCATCCGCGGTAACAACAGGCTGCTGGGTGAGCTGCCAAAAACAGGCcgccccccagcagcagcggaAGAGCGACCGTGTCACCGGCTCACATGTGAGCTTCCGGCTGCGAGAGCCAGAGAGTGAGCGAGAGGTGCCGGTGTCGTCAATCGCCCTTCCGATAACCTGGCACGCCATCCGCCATCCCT harbors:
- the tmem198ab gene encoding transmembrane protein 198, whose product is MTTTVETLFAQPDQELSPEWLDGCEESGGHYKVVPSVVCSMCCLFGIIYCFFGYRCFKAVMFLTGLMFGSVVIFMLCYKERVLDTQLSVEASVGIGLGIGTLCGLVTMLVRSVGLFMVGLLLGLLVAVATLVGMEELSNSPPRSVWVPLGVLLGLGMIFAVLTLQWQRFFTTLSTAVFGAAVITVALDYFVELFALVLYMYERMKAAPGKPVCWITWVVLGVWPALTLLGVIIQWTVTAEGYSHTKVIISRQQRRMQVMRIRQRDDRHRKKKKKQQHGSSHLHHQAKQLQAEPVYRRKPNPIRRYDTDVLSPSYIQSFRDRQVQAQPFPGRLTGDANAVVDVGYDCGATSPLTGATGPLLRV